CGCTGTGACACTAAAAAGCTTGATGAAGACGGAATGAAAGCTGACGTATATCTAATGGTTACTGAACTCGGGATTGAAAAAGCAACTCCTTCGATAACTGCAGGGAAAACATTAATTATCTCTGTTTATGAAAACTAAAAGCAGTTCAGTCACTAACGATTAAAAAGGATTCTGTCACCATGTCTCCTGAAAAATCTGCAAAGAATTTCACTTCTCATCTCCCTGAGGATTTCGATGCACGAATTTTCAGCATCCTCCCTTACTACTCATGTTTTCATCAGGAAACCATTAATTTCATCAAATCTTTGCCATCCAGCCCGAGAATATGGCTGGATACAGGATGTGGAACCGGATCTCTTGTTAATAAAGCAGTCAGGCAATTTCCGGCTACAAAATTCCTTTTGTTTGATCCTTCGGAAGGTATGCTGAGCCAAGCAAGAAAAAAACTGTCATCCTGCCTTGCTGACAGGTTGGAATTTCTGGAAGCATCGACTACTCAGGAATTTTCTCAGGAATTGGAGGAGCAGCCGGACGTTATAACTGCAATACAGTGCCATCACTACCTTTCCCGCGAGGATAGGGCTAAAGCTACAGCTGTATGTTATAATCTTCTGAAAGAAGGCGGGGTTTACATTACCTTTGAGAATATCAGGCCACTTACCGAAGAAGGTATTATTCTAGGAAAACGATATTGGCATAATTTCCAGGT
The Methanosarcina thermophila TM-1 genome window above contains:
- a CDS encoding putative zinc-binding protein, encoding MFFGAAAAHKGVDAVENAAVSYGFKTFALNGCTDRCDTKKLDEDGMKADVYLMVTELGIEKATPSITAGKTLIISVYEN
- a CDS encoding class I SAM-dependent methyltransferase codes for the protein MSPEKSAKNFTSHLPEDFDARIFSILPYYSCFHQETINFIKSLPSSPRIWLDTGCGTGSLVNKAVRQFPATKFLLFDPSEGMLSQARKKLSSCLADRLEFLEASTTQEFSQELEEQPDVITAIQCHHYLSREDRAKATAVCYNLLKEGGVYITFENIRPLTEEGIILGKRYWHNFQVVHGRTEEEIEENLKRFDTEYFPITVEEHLKLLRETGFRTVELFWYSYMQAGFYCIK